AGACTTTGACATGCTATAATGGTGTTCAGGGAGATGGTTGCGGGCATTGTCCGGCTTGTACGCTGCGTCGGGAAGGACTGGAAAAGTATTTAAAAAGTAAGAATCAATAATATCTTTACATAGAGATAAAAAATGCATTTTTTGCTGTCATCTGTCACGCTTTTGTTATTAACCATTTGATTGTGAGATAAATAGTTCGTGACAGCAAGTGGTGACAGCAACTAAGACAGACATTTTGCCGTCACATCTATTGTCACCGGTAAGTTCTAGTGAATAGGGTGGTAGTAGCTTCTGTCCGGAATGTATCGGCTCAATTTAGTTTTAACGGCTTGAAACTGTTGTTTCATCGGTGAGAAACTAAAGTTTCAACGGTAGGAAACTAAAGTTTCTATTGCTTGAAACTATCAGTTCCAAGGCTTGAAACTCTTTGTTTCAAGCAATGAAACCGTTTGTTTCAAGGCATGAAACACTTCGTTTTGCCACATGCAACGTACCGTAACAAGCCAGGCGGAGACAAAGCAGCCATGGGGAGAAGAATTGGCGGTGATAGGTGATAGATACGGTGATAGGTTGTAAAATGAATCATTCACCACTCAAATGCTTATGAATGAGGTGTTTGAACCTAGCTGGTGATAGGTGAAAGAGGAAATGCATTTTTTTGTATAGTGTAGAGCTTGTAGTAAACGAGTACAAATGACAGAATTAAAAGACCAACTTTCCTTGTTAGGAAGAAAGACCGAGTATAAGCAAGATTATGCTCCTGAAGTATTGGAAGCCTTTGATAACAAGCATCCTGAGAATGACTATTGGGTACGTTTCAACTGCCCTGAATTTACAAGCTTGTGCCCCATCACCGGGCAGCCGGACTTTGCCGAAATACGTATCAGCTACATTCCTGATATTAAAATGGTAGAAAGCAAGAGCTTGAAACTATATCTTTTCAGCTTCCGCAATCATGGTGCTTTCCATGAGGACTGCGTGAATATCATAATGAAGGATCTTATTAAACTAATGAATCCCAAATACATTGAAGTAACTGGACTCTTTACTCCCCGTGGCGGTATTTCCATCTATCCGTATGCCAATTACGGTCGTCCGGGAACAAAATTCGAACAGATGGCGGAGCATCGTTTAATGAATCGGGAGTAATATATGAATATTGCTATACCAATGGAACTTCGTGAATATATTCAGCAGAATATTATTCCGCAATATGTCAACTTTGACAAGGCACATCAAATAGACCATGTAGAAAAAGTGATTGAAGAAAGTATGAAACTGGCTTCTTATTATGATGTCAATGTTTCTATGGTTTACGCGATTGCTGCTTATCATGACCTGGGGCTATGTGAGGGGCGTGAGTTCCATCATATAGTCTCCGGCAGGATATTGATGGCGGATGAAACCTTGCGCCACTGGTTTACGGATGAGCAACTGTTGCAGATGAAAGAAGCGATAGAAGATCATCGGGCTTCCAATAAACAGGCTCCGAGAAGCATCTATGGAAAAATAGTTGCCGAAGCCGACCGTATTATTGATCCTGAAGTAACGTTGCGCCGTACTGTTCAATATGGATTGTCTCATTATCCGGAGATGGATAAAGAACAGCAATATGCTCGCTTTCGTAAACATCTTAATGATAAGTATGCGGAAGGGGGATATTTGAAGTTATGGATACCTCAGTCGGATAATACCAAAAGACTTGCAGAGTTACGCTGTCTGATTGTAGCTGAAAAAGAGCTTAGTGGAGTTTTTAATAAAATATATACAGAAGAGAATAATGCTGTTTTATGAAATATAGCTATTAACTTGCACTCGATTCATTTTTTATTTCTATCTTTGCTATAAAGGATTATAATAGGATTAATGATGGAGAAATATATAACCCGATTTTCAACGTATCTTTTTTGGGATGTTGATAAAACCGCCTTGGATATGGAGAAACATTCTCAATATATTATAAAGAGAGTGCTTGAATATGGTCTGTTGCAAGATTGGAATGCAGTGAAACAATATTATGGACTTGAAAGAATCGTCGAAATAGCGAAGACGTTTCGTGAATTAGAGCCTCGAGCTTTAGCTTATCTTTCTGCAATCTCACAAACTCCAAAAGAACAGTTCAGATGTTATACTTATCAACGGTCGAATCCACAACGCTGGAACTTTTAAGAAAATTGCAGCAGTTACCTGTGCTTTGTAATACTCGTTTGGTGGTACTGCATTAGCTTTGCAATTAGGGCATCGGAAATCCATTGATTTGGACTTTTTTGGTCGGATAGATGCGGATTCTCAAGAAATACAGGAAGCTTTGCGGACAATTGGGACATTGACTATTTTAAGTGATTTCAAAAATATACACATCTATGTATTGAATGATGTTAAAATAGATATAGTGAACTATATTTTATTATTCCGGACATCAACTAACGATAGATACCGATATTTATATATTAGTAAATATAGCTGTTGGATTTGCGTATTATATGTGATAAAAGTTTTTAGTTGTTGTACTTTTATTTGCATCATCTGTTGGATGTCAATTTTACCTTTTTCTACGTTTAATTTCATTATATTTATCCGTTGACTGATAAGATTTAAAGCCTCCTTATTGTTCTTTATCGAACTTATTAGCAGATTGATTGTGTGAAGTTCTTTTTCATATCATAGAACAGACAGGCATAAACACAAGCATCTGTTTGTCATGAGGTACGTTGAATACATATCCTGTTGTATATTTCTCCAAAAAACCGCCAAAAGGTTTTAGTAATGCCTGAATTGTATTGATAAATTCTTTACCATTATTGTTGATAAAGTATGCAGAAAGAGCGTTTTGTAATAAAGATTGCTCATTCTTATATAAGCTTATTGCTCTATCCAAATGTTTGCCTGTCAAAGATTGTTTTCCTACTATTAATTGAGATGTTTGTCGGACAACTTCTAAAGCTGAATGCATCTTGTTAGTTTCGTCACTCCCTAAAATGTATTCAATTTCATTGGTTATCCGTCTTCTTAATCTTAGTATATCGATTTCACTATTGATAGAATCCTCCTGACCGCAAAATATATTCTGTAGTTTTTTTAATAAACCTTTACCATCAAATAGAATGATTCCTTTCTTGAACATTCTAAAAAACACTGATCTCGTTGAGGTTATATCATCAAAAATCAGCGTTGCTATTTTGCAATATGGGAAGATTATTAGTTGATACATCGTCCCATCTTCAATGATATTCTCGTGTTAATGCCAACAATATCTGATGCTGGACAATGATGCTTTATAAAATCAAGAATCTTTTCACTCATTCTTTTCGATGGTCAATTTGACCAATAGTTGTAACTTTCCCTTTGTATTTTACTGTTGTCTTATCTCCTATATAATATGAAGCAGAATCAAATATGGCAGGATATATAGTATCTCCTTTCAGATCGCCATATCCCCATTTACCACCTTCTATGAAACTATGCTCTCTATCCTGCACTTTTTTGCCTCCGGCATTGAA
This portion of the Bacteroides acidifaciens genome encodes:
- the queF gene encoding preQ(1) synthase, whose protein sequence is MTELKDQLSLLGRKTEYKQDYAPEVLEAFDNKHPENDYWVRFNCPEFTSLCPITGQPDFAEIRISYIPDIKMVESKSLKLYLFSFRNHGAFHEDCVNIIMKDLIKLMNPKYIEVTGLFTPRGGISIYPYANYGRPGTKFEQMAEHRLMNRE
- a CDS encoding HD domain-containing protein, whose protein sequence is MNIAIPMELREYIQQNIIPQYVNFDKAHQIDHVEKVIEESMKLASYYDVNVSMVYAIAAYHDLGLCEGREFHHIVSGRILMADETLRHWFTDEQLLQMKEAIEDHRASNKQAPRSIYGKIVAEADRIIDPEVTLRRTVQYGLSHYPEMDKEQQYARFRKHLNDKYAEGGYLKLWIPQSDNTKRLAELRCLIVAEKELSGVFNKIYTEENNAVL
- a CDS encoding DUF6922 domain-containing protein: MEKYITRFSTYLFWDVDKTALDMEKHSQYIIKRVLEYGLLQDWNAVKQYYGLERIVEIAKTFRELEPRALAYLSAISQTPKEQFRCYTYQRSNPQRWNF